One Streptomyces sp. SAI-135 DNA segment encodes these proteins:
- a CDS encoding chlorinating enzyme, translated as MAKSAGAAVSHALSAQELEQFQRDGFIGPFDVYAPGEMESALQAMRPKLIDSRQGVYHQGDALSGTTNLASYDRHLDVDFLARHITRAEIVDRVTSVLGTDALCWRTEFFPKYPGDEGTDWHQADNFANVGKYPQIVWPEDAGFGGALTVWTAFTDSTIENGCLQFIPGSHRTMNYDENKAIEYDADRINQSVKNGVRRGFYGYDYRQLQKDPNWSPDESRAKSMVMRQGQAIMFWSTLMHASHPHSGLTDKMRLGFTARYVPTAVRVYPYQDTLSEYGVEVSLDKWGCVLISGEDRFGHNRFTDRTINGVPFEVR; from the coding sequence ATGGCGAAATCCGCGGGCGCGGCGGTCAGTCACGCATTGAGCGCCCAAGAGCTCGAGCAGTTTCAGCGTGATGGATTCATCGGCCCCTTCGATGTGTACGCACCCGGCGAGATGGAGTCTGCGCTGCAAGCTATGCGGCCCAAGCTGATCGACAGCCGGCAGGGTGTCTATCACCAAGGGGACGCGCTGTCCGGGACCACCAACCTGGCTAGCTATGACCGGCACCTGGACGTCGACTTCCTGGCCAGGCACATAACCCGGGCGGAGATCGTCGACCGCGTGACGAGTGTCCTCGGAACCGACGCTCTGTGCTGGCGCACCGAGTTCTTCCCCAAGTACCCCGGCGACGAAGGGACCGACTGGCACCAGGCGGACAACTTCGCCAACGTGGGCAAGTACCCGCAGATCGTATGGCCCGAGGACGCGGGCTTCGGTGGCGCCCTGACGGTGTGGACCGCCTTCACGGACTCGACGATCGAGAACGGCTGTCTTCAGTTCATCCCGGGCTCACACAGGACGATGAACTACGACGAGAACAAGGCCATCGAGTACGACGCGGACCGCATCAACCAGAGCGTCAAGAACGGGGTCCGGCGGGGGTTCTATGGCTACGACTACCGGCAACTGCAGAAGGACCCGAACTGGAGCCCGGACGAGTCCCGGGCGAAGTCGATGGTCATGCGTCAGGGCCAGGCCATCATGTTCTGGTCGACGCTCATGCACGCATCGCACCCGCACAGCGGGCTGACGGACAAGATGCGCCTGGGCTTCACCGCACGATACGTCCCCACGGCGGTCCGCGTGTACCCATACCAGGACACCCTCTCTGAGTACGGGGTCGAGGTCAGCCTCGACAAATGGGGCTGTGTGCTGATCTCCGGCGAGGACCGGTTCGGGCACAACCGTTTCACCGACCGCACGATCAACGGTGTGCCGTTCGAGGTGCGATGA
- a CDS encoding MbtH family protein yields MNGNPFDDEDGRFFVLVNDEEQHSLWPSFAEVPSGWRVVFGEADRQECLQYVEENWTDLRPKSLQEAMAADQVVASGA; encoded by the coding sequence ATGAACGGAAATCCCTTTGACGACGAGGACGGGCGGTTCTTCGTCCTGGTGAACGACGAGGAACAGCACTCCCTGTGGCCGTCGTTCGCCGAGGTACCTTCCGGTTGGCGGGTCGTCTTCGGCGAAGCTGATCGCCAGGAGTGTCTTCAGTACGTGGAGGAAAACTGGACGGATCTCCGGCCGAAGAGCCTTCAGGAGGCGATGGCCGCAGACCAGGTGGTGGCCAGCGGTGCCTGA
- a CDS encoding SidA/IucD/PvdA family monooxygenase: MLPMAALVEGSSVAVRTSALYDVIGVGFGPSNLSLAVALEEHNTHNPNERITGLFVERQESFGWHRNMLLPSATMQIPFLKDVATLRNPASRYSFVSYLHASGRLAGFINNQTFFPTRQEFHKYLEWVAAQFTDQVLYGSEVIGLRQSPASDTAGTPAYLEVDVCRRGSPLVESVRARNVVISTGLVPRMPEGIQQDDRVWHSSEFLTRFRETNPADITSVAVVGAGQSAAEITRFMYDTVPHAQVYAIVPSYGYALADDTPFANQVFDPGAVDDYYFGTEQTRQAFWDYHRNTNYSVADDEVIRDLYRRSYDEDVRGGRRLHVLNLSRVTEVKRDGDETRVLVSSSDVQEIVVDVCVFATGYHNMEATHLLGELDRHCLRDAAGRHRVGRDYRLVADPELGCGIYLQGGTEHTHGLTSSLLSNIAVRSGEITESVISHRRVERELAQALPAEPAGR; encoded by the coding sequence ATGCTGCCGATGGCGGCACTCGTGGAGGGAAGTTCTGTGGCTGTTCGTACATCTGCGCTTTACGACGTGATCGGTGTGGGGTTTGGACCGTCCAACCTGTCGCTGGCCGTTGCTCTTGAAGAACACAACACGCACAACCCGAACGAACGGATCACCGGGCTCTTCGTCGAACGGCAGGAGTCCTTCGGATGGCACCGAAACATGCTGCTCCCCTCTGCGACGATGCAGATTCCCTTCCTGAAAGACGTCGCCACCCTCCGTAACCCGGCCTCCCGCTACAGCTTCGTGTCATATCTGCATGCCTCGGGCCGCCTGGCTGGCTTCATCAACAACCAGACCTTCTTTCCCACTAGGCAGGAGTTCCACAAGTATCTGGAGTGGGTGGCGGCGCAGTTCACGGACCAGGTCCTCTACGGCTCGGAGGTGATCGGCCTGCGGCAGTCTCCAGCCAGCGACACAGCCGGCACCCCGGCGTACCTGGAGGTGGACGTGTGTAGGCGGGGGAGCCCCCTGGTCGAGTCGGTGCGGGCGCGGAACGTCGTCATCTCTACGGGCCTGGTCCCTCGTATGCCGGAAGGCATCCAGCAGGACGACCGCGTGTGGCACAGCTCGGAGTTCCTGACGCGATTCCGGGAGACGAATCCGGCGGACATCACGTCCGTCGCGGTGGTCGGAGCGGGTCAGAGCGCGGCCGAGATCACCCGCTTCATGTACGACACCGTGCCCCATGCCCAGGTGTACGCCATCGTGCCGTCGTACGGGTACGCGCTGGCGGACGACACGCCCTTCGCCAACCAGGTGTTCGATCCGGGCGCCGTGGACGACTACTACTTCGGAACGGAGCAGACGCGACAGGCGTTCTGGGACTACCACCGCAACACCAACTACTCGGTGGCCGACGACGAAGTCATCAGGGATCTGTACCGCCGTTCCTATGACGAGGACGTCCGGGGCGGCCGGCGGCTGCACGTGCTGAATCTCAGCCGGGTGACGGAGGTCAAGCGTGACGGCGACGAGACACGCGTCCTGGTGTCGAGCAGCGATGTGCAGGAGATCGTAGTAGACGTCTGCGTGTTCGCCACGGGCTACCACAACATGGAGGCGACTCACCTTCTCGGCGAGCTGGACCGGCACTGCCTGCGCGACGCGGCCGGCCGCCACCGAGTGGGGCGGGACTACCGCCTCGTGGCCGACCCAGAACTGGGCTGCGGAATATACCTCCAGGGCGGAACGGAGCACACGCACGGACTGACATCGTCCCTGCTGTCCAACATCGCTGTGCGCAGTGGGGAGATCACGGAATCCGTGATCAGCCACCGACGGGTGGAACGGGAACTCGCCCAGGCCCTCCCCGCCGAGCCTGCGGGAAGATGA
- a CDS encoding cation:proton antiporter → MLIGLALILAAAFVCARIARRVGQPAVMGEIIAGIALGPSLLGLLPGNVTDALFPADARPLLQALAQLGLVLFMFGVGYELDLFRLRGAGRQVIAISLSSVTLPFALGSTLALLLYPWYDKSQLSTSGVLAPALFLGAAMAITAFPVLARIIAERGMQRTRIGALAVTCAAIEDVIAWCVLAVIVVIATAGGTGPLVRMLLESGAFLLVILYVVRPGLRWLMDAKRRWVASNYLIHAVLVSGLLLSAWATNEIGLHAVFGGFAFGAVVPREEIDARAPEVAERIEQTSLFLLPVFFTVTGLSVNIGGLGGQGVVVVVAVILVACAGKFAGATVSARLSGATWPESATLGVLLNARGLTELVILNVGLELGVLDNKMFTAMVIMALVTTFMTGPLLRRLRPRQEDHPIPVPTASARRPGS, encoded by the coding sequence ATGCTGATCGGGCTTGCCCTCATCCTTGCTGCCGCATTCGTATGTGCCCGTATCGCCAGACGCGTCGGCCAGCCGGCGGTCATGGGTGAGATCATCGCCGGTATCGCTCTCGGGCCGAGCCTTCTCGGGCTCCTTCCGGGTAACGTCACCGACGCCCTCTTTCCCGCGGACGCGCGGCCACTGCTCCAGGCCCTCGCCCAACTCGGGCTGGTGCTCTTCATGTTCGGAGTCGGCTATGAGCTGGACCTGTTCCGACTTCGTGGGGCCGGCCGACAGGTCATCGCAATATCCCTCAGCTCCGTCACACTGCCGTTCGCGCTGGGGTCGACGCTGGCTCTGCTGCTCTACCCCTGGTACGACAAGTCGCAGCTCAGCACCTCGGGCGTGCTCGCCCCCGCGCTGTTCCTCGGCGCGGCGATGGCCATCACCGCGTTCCCGGTGCTCGCCCGGATCATCGCCGAACGCGGTATGCAGCGCACGCGGATAGGAGCGCTGGCGGTCACCTGCGCGGCGATCGAGGACGTCATCGCCTGGTGCGTGCTGGCCGTGATCGTCGTCATCGCGACCGCCGGCGGAACCGGGCCGCTGGTGCGGATGCTGCTCGAGTCAGGGGCCTTCCTGCTGGTGATCCTTTACGTCGTACGTCCCGGACTGCGCTGGCTGATGGACGCGAAGCGACGGTGGGTGGCGAGCAACTACCTCATCCACGCAGTCCTCGTCTCAGGTCTCCTTCTGTCGGCGTGGGCCACCAACGAGATCGGCCTGCACGCCGTCTTCGGCGGCTTTGCCTTCGGGGCCGTGGTGCCGCGCGAGGAGATCGATGCACGGGCCCCGGAAGTCGCGGAGCGCATCGAACAGACCAGCCTCTTCCTCCTTCCCGTCTTCTTCACCGTCACCGGGCTGTCCGTGAACATCGGTGGGCTGGGCGGCCAAGGCGTCGTCGTGGTCGTCGCCGTGATCTTGGTCGCGTGTGCGGGCAAGTTCGCCGGCGCCACCGTCTCCGCCCGCCTGTCAGGCGCCACATGGCCGGAGTCGGCGACGCTGGGCGTCCTGCTCAACGCTCGCGGTCTGACGGAACTGGTGATCCTGAACGTGGGCCTCGAACTCGGAGTCCTGGACAACAAAATGTTCACCGCGATGGTCATCATGGCCCTCGTGACCACCTTCATGACCGGTCCACTGCTCAGGCGTCTGAGGCCCCGCCAGGAGGACCATCCGATTCCCGTGCCGACGGCGAGTGCTCGGCGCCCAGGGAGCTAG
- a CDS encoding FMN-binding negative transcriptional regulator, whose protein sequence is MSRRQDSMMCIQRIERVLTKDDFNNYGVVAAKSNERMQPVFVPRQYREPDRSWMVDVITRYPLALLTVNGTAEQGPLATHLPVIRDPQWTGEWTDGLSGALLLGHMNAQNPHWSALQNGDPVLLVFTGPHAYVSPTVYQTTPAAPTWDFTSVHVHGTIEKIDSPEQTLEVVTHTVQEFEGKFGTDWDMSESVDYFRKILPGVGAFRVTVSQAEGMFKLSQEQRPEIRDRVHESFARSQCSRHRETARLMDQLP, encoded by the coding sequence GTGTCCCGCCGACAGGACAGCATGATGTGCATACAGCGGATCGAACGAGTCCTGACGAAGGACGACTTCAACAACTACGGTGTCGTCGCAGCAAAATCCAACGAAAGGATGCAGCCGGTGTTCGTTCCCCGCCAATACCGTGAACCGGACAGATCTTGGATGGTCGACGTGATCACCCGCTATCCGTTAGCATTACTGACGGTCAACGGAACAGCTGAGCAAGGGCCGTTGGCCACACACCTACCGGTCATCCGGGATCCGCAGTGGACGGGCGAGTGGACCGACGGTCTTTCGGGTGCCCTGCTTCTCGGACACATGAACGCGCAGAATCCACACTGGTCGGCGCTCCAGAACGGCGATCCGGTCCTTCTCGTATTCACTGGACCGCACGCCTATGTGTCCCCGACGGTCTACCAGACCACCCCGGCTGCGCCGACTTGGGACTTCACTTCCGTCCATGTGCACGGGACCATCGAGAAAATCGATTCGCCCGAGCAGACCCTGGAAGTGGTCACACACACGGTCCAGGAATTCGAGGGAAAATTCGGCACCGACTGGGATATGTCCGAGTCGGTCGACTACTTCCGTAAGATCCTTCCGGGCGTGGGCGCCTTCCGCGTCACCGTGTCTCAGGCCGAGGGCATGTTCAAGCTCAGTCAGGAGCAGCGGCCCGAGATCCGCGATCGTGTGCACGAGTCCTTCGCCCGGAGTCAGTGCAGCCGCCATCGCGAGACCGCCCGCCTCATGGATCAACTTCCTTGA
- a CDS encoding LmbU family transcriptional regulator: protein MDAPHEMHPPRTALSNKSLLSEPMKRRMACDAAQRNQVLTTQVSLQIPDGLNFESWERAGRQLAGLVNSSAWWLGDWLVYGKDNYGDRYEIGIRAAGLKYQTLRNYAWVSRRFDSSRRRAKLSFQHHAEVASLPVNEQEHWLDSAEEMKWTTKRLRNAIQNSREDEVGETRQVTAVRRLEVPDQRIRQWRMAAERAGTDLDAWVVATLDRAAERTLDEEEALAYRREVSA from the coding sequence ATGGACGCCCCCCACGAAATGCATCCGCCGAGAACAGCGCTGTCGAACAAGTCGTTACTTTCCGAGCCTATGAAGAGGCGTATGGCCTGTGACGCTGCGCAGCGAAACCAAGTGCTCACTACCCAAGTCAGTCTGCAGATACCGGATGGCCTGAACTTCGAGTCCTGGGAGCGTGCTGGCCGGCAGCTTGCTGGACTGGTAAATTCGTCCGCTTGGTGGCTCGGGGACTGGCTCGTATACGGTAAGGACAACTACGGAGACCGGTACGAAATAGGCATTCGTGCTGCTGGTTTAAAATACCAGACACTGCGCAACTATGCATGGGTCTCGAGAAGGTTTGACTCCAGTCGGCGCCGCGCCAAGTTGAGCTTTCAGCATCATGCGGAAGTAGCCTCGCTCCCCGTGAACGAGCAGGAACACTGGCTCGACAGCGCAGAGGAGATGAAGTGGACCACGAAGCGGCTTCGCAATGCGATCCAGAATTCACGCGAGGACGAGGTAGGGGAAACTCGTCAGGTTACTGCGGTTCGCCGGCTCGAAGTGCCTGATCAGCGAATTCGACAGTGGCGCATGGCGGCGGAGCGCGCGGGGACCGATCTGGACGCGTGGGTCGTGGCGACACTCGATCGCGCAGCCGAGCGGACCCTGGACGAGGAGGAGGCCCTTGCCTACCGCCGCGAGGTCAGCGCCTGA
- a CDS encoding transposase: protein MVNSFDPYAPGSNVDVEGLRIEESGLTDFCAQIFGHLSRVDQRRCACAYVSAILTTPGKKSIRRLARTVSTSPAAAQSLRQFVNGSPWSWQPALHELASWTRRHWPVTAWSIGRAFLPKRGERSVGVHRHYDPFSNRTLSCQLGYGAFLSVGTAHIPVEWELSLPGAWNDDRQLRRRARIPDTEQGRPAWAHTLSLVDSLASRMEPVPVVADLSDEPEVGHLIQGLEQRGHDFVIAVPHRLRVHFSDHLGSRRTGPAARYLASADTSVEMVVPGGPEDGGRVTRILTVPVDLHGERHGCASAEDPYRLFAKVGPGQPDQAWITNLRSCRLREAVKLAELSLGTSTAVSAMARWFGLLDFEGRSFPGWHHHMTLVSAAYAYGRLGPLGDRSPNHGSYNTSDLAILAQRPWLKPTYEH from the coding sequence ATGGTCAACAGCTTCGATCCCTACGCACCGGGTTCCAACGTCGATGTGGAGGGGCTGAGAATCGAGGAATCCGGCCTGACGGACTTCTGCGCTCAGATCTTCGGCCATCTTTCACGCGTCGATCAGCGGCGCTGCGCGTGCGCCTATGTGTCCGCCATCCTCACCACGCCGGGCAAGAAATCGATCCGCCGGCTCGCCCGCACCGTCTCGACCTCACCAGCCGCAGCCCAGTCCCTGCGCCAGTTCGTCAACGGGAGTCCGTGGAGCTGGCAGCCGGCACTGCACGAACTCGCCTCCTGGACCCGAAGGCACTGGCCGGTGACGGCATGGTCGATAGGCCGGGCATTCCTGCCCAAACGCGGCGAGCGTTCGGTCGGCGTGCATCGACACTACGATCCGTTCTCCAACCGGACGTTGAGCTGCCAACTCGGCTACGGCGCGTTCCTCTCCGTCGGGACTGCCCACATACCTGTGGAATGGGAGCTATCGCTGCCCGGTGCGTGGAATGATGATAGGCAGCTCCGGCGCCGCGCCCGCATTCCGGACACCGAACAGGGCCGACCGGCGTGGGCGCACACCCTCAGTCTGGTGGACTCCCTTGCCTCGCGCATGGAACCGGTGCCCGTTGTTGCCGACCTCAGCGATGAGCCCGAGGTCGGTCATCTGATCCAGGGGCTCGAACAGCGCGGACATGACTTCGTCATCGCGGTGCCGCACCGTCTCCGAGTGCACTTCTCGGATCACCTCGGCAGCCGCAGAACAGGGCCTGCGGCCCGGTACCTGGCCTCCGCGGACACCTCGGTGGAAATGGTTGTGCCCGGCGGCCCAGAGGATGGGGGCAGGGTCACGCGCATCCTGACCGTGCCGGTGGACCTCCATGGCGAAAGACACGGTTGCGCGTCGGCGGAAGACCCCTATCGCCTCTTCGCGAAGGTAGGACCCGGGCAGCCCGATCAAGCCTGGATCACCAACCTGCGCAGTTGCAGACTTCGAGAAGCCGTCAAGCTCGCTGAACTGTCTCTGGGTACCAGCACTGCCGTATCCGCGATGGCGCGGTGGTTCGGGCTTCTGGACTTCGAGGGACGATCCTTCCCCGGCTGGCACCATCACATGACACTGGTTTCAGCCGCGTACGCCTACGGACGGCTCGGCCCTCTTGGTGACAGGTCTCCGAATCACGGGAGTTATAACACGTCAGATTTGGCCATCTTGGCGCAGCGCCCCTGGTTAAAGCCGACGTATGAACATTGA
- a CDS encoding TetR/AcrR family transcriptional regulator produces MMTAKDEDARQPPQPRQSVWHRQVPGQRRHASAAGAGNLDRERIVTAAVRLLDSEGDAQFSMRRLAADLKVTPMSVYWYVKGKDDLLEFALDAVVGRIQLPSTLAGFGWQDDLLTLALAWRHTMIARPWALGCYAKYSGLGPHSIRFSLHVQDILARSPVPESLQPTALSAVFQFMYGFTSLESTGTAPGPAVGSGTDEPTAVRDFTRGLTWLVAGMSTETTIRP; encoded by the coding sequence ATGATGACAGCGAAAGACGAGGACGCGAGACAGCCGCCGCAACCACGGCAAAGCGTGTGGCACAGGCAGGTTCCGGGCCAGCGGCGTCACGCAAGTGCGGCGGGCGCCGGGAACCTCGATCGAGAACGGATCGTCACCGCCGCCGTCCGACTTCTCGATTCTGAGGGTGACGCCCAGTTCTCCATGCGGCGGCTGGCTGCGGACCTCAAGGTCACGCCGATGTCGGTTTATTGGTACGTCAAAGGCAAAGACGACTTACTCGAGTTCGCCCTGGACGCTGTGGTCGGCCGGATACAACTGCCCAGCACATTGGCCGGATTTGGCTGGCAGGATGATCTGCTCACCCTGGCCCTGGCATGGCGACACACCATGATCGCCCGCCCTTGGGCGTTGGGCTGCTACGCCAAGTATTCGGGCCTTGGCCCGCACAGCATACGTTTCTCGCTGCATGTCCAGGACATCCTCGCGCGCTCGCCGGTTCCGGAGTCACTGCAACCGACCGCGCTGTCCGCTGTCTTCCAGTTCATGTACGGCTTCACGTCGCTGGAAAGCACTGGCACCGCGCCCGGGCCGGCAGTCGGCAGCGGCACGGACGAGCCGACAGCCGTCCGGGACTTCACCCGCGGGCTGACCTGGCTGGTCGCGGGCATGTCCACCGAGACGACGATCCGACCCTAG
- a CDS encoding LLM class flavin-dependent oxidoreductase, translating to MLRIGLLLPMMPQDGGLHGDIPGLARWAESIGVTSLWATDHLLWHSPVFECMTAVTLAAAATERCRVGTCVLQLPLRRPVEVARVASTIQHVSDGRFVLGVGAGLHEGEFDAAGVRYDDRGARLDAGIRQLRGLWAGTDDRYGHQRIAAPPIWIGGASRRAARRVAALGDGWMPLFVSPGGLAARFADLDAMLQANGRRPEEVARAVVLWTRVTDSAAEEREAASWLGRFYGLPDAVVARHLIVGPPERCLERMLEFTRAGATEILVSPAADDPSPTVAALFAALRTTLPQARVHA from the coding sequence ATGCTGCGGATCGGCCTCTTGCTGCCCATGATGCCTCAGGACGGCGGGCTGCACGGAGACATTCCCGGGCTGGCCCGATGGGCAGAGAGCATCGGCGTGACGTCCCTGTGGGCAACCGACCACTTGCTGTGGCACTCGCCCGTCTTCGAGTGCATGACGGCCGTGACCCTCGCGGCCGCCGCCACGGAACGATGCCGCGTCGGTACATGCGTGCTCCAACTCCCGTTGCGCCGGCCTGTGGAAGTAGCCCGCGTTGCGTCGACGATCCAGCACGTCAGCGACGGCCGGTTCGTTCTCGGCGTCGGTGCGGGACTTCATGAGGGCGAATTCGACGCCGCTGGCGTCCGATATGACGATCGTGGTGCGCGGCTCGATGCCGGCATTCGACAGCTCCGCGGATTGTGGGCAGGGACGGACGATCGGTATGGACATCAGCGCATCGCCGCGCCGCCCATCTGGATCGGGGGCGCCAGTAGGCGAGCTGCCCGCCGCGTTGCCGCTCTGGGAGACGGCTGGATGCCCCTGTTCGTGTCTCCCGGCGGGCTCGCCGCACGCTTCGCCGACCTCGACGCGATGCTCCAGGCCAATGGCCGCAGGCCTGAGGAGGTCGCCCGGGCCGTCGTCCTGTGGACGCGCGTGACGGACAGCGCCGCGGAGGAACGCGAAGCCGCTTCTTGGCTCGGGCGGTTCTACGGGTTGCCCGACGCGGTCGTGGCCCGTCACCTCATCGTTGGTCCGCCTGAACGGTGCTTGGAGCGGATGCTCGAGTTCACCCGGGCCGGCGCGACGGAGATCCTCGTGAGTCCCGCCGCTGACGATCCCTCACCTACCGTGGCCGCTCTCTTCGCCGCGCTGCGAACCACGCTGCCGCAGGCGCGTGTACACGCATGA
- a CDS encoding thiolase family protein, protein MIGVFETGYGKLDAGPAELAQRAALGAVKDAGIGPQDIALVVLSNSMGGTLSGQDMVRAQVWLRGLGFGDTPMLNIENACAGGASAVYNAMLAVRAGIGPVLVVAVEKMFTGSRELTIDALERGLPADLRSVYASRFEDAPSLLMGFNALWARQMVADGRATVEEIAAAAVKARRHGSMNPLAQHRTPLSLEDVLNAPPVVDPLTRPMCSSFTDGACGVVLAPDDGQSPVLRGAVVVSGDGSMDWHDRTAALASSLWTVTGLEAADVDVIEVHDVTAAEEIWTLEAIGLFAQGAAGAATVSGRTTFGGDGPLVNPSGGLIARGHPVGATGLAQIVEVTHHLRGTAGDRQQSGARIGVTFNCGGITDGDASVMVATAIEAR, encoded by the coding sequence TTGATCGGGGTTTTCGAGACCGGCTACGGAAAACTCGACGCAGGCCCGGCGGAATTGGCTCAGCGGGCCGCGCTGGGTGCTGTCAAGGACGCCGGCATCGGCCCCCAGGACATCGCACTCGTGGTGCTGTCGAACTCCATGGGAGGCACGCTCTCCGGTCAGGACATGGTCCGTGCACAGGTGTGGCTGCGCGGACTGGGCTTCGGCGACACGCCGATGCTCAATATCGAGAACGCCTGCGCGGGGGGAGCCTCCGCTGTCTACAACGCGATGTTGGCGGTCCGGGCGGGCATCGGCCCCGTGCTGGTGGTGGCGGTGGAGAAGATGTTCACCGGTAGCCGGGAGCTCACAATTGATGCACTCGAGCGCGGGCTGCCCGCCGATCTCCGCAGCGTGTACGCATCACGCTTCGAGGACGCTCCGTCTCTGCTGATGGGATTCAACGCGCTGTGGGCTCGCCAGATGGTCGCCGACGGCCGTGCCACCGTTGAGGAGATCGCTGCGGCGGCTGTCAAAGCGCGCCGGCACGGCAGCATGAACCCCTTGGCGCAACACCGCACACCTCTCAGTCTTGAGGACGTCCTGAACGCGCCCCCCGTCGTGGATCCGCTGACCCGGCCGATGTGCTCCTCGTTCACCGACGGCGCCTGCGGCGTAGTGCTGGCCCCTGATGATGGACAGTCGCCTGTTCTGCGTGGGGCCGTCGTCGTCTCCGGTGACGGTTCCATGGACTGGCACGATCGGACCGCTGCCCTCGCTTCCAGCCTGTGGACGGTGACCGGGTTGGAGGCGGCAGACGTGGACGTGATCGAAGTCCATGACGTCACCGCCGCGGAGGAGATCTGGACCCTCGAGGCCATAGGTCTCTTCGCGCAGGGCGCGGCGGGTGCGGCCACCGTGTCGGGGCGCACGACCTTCGGCGGCGATGGACCGCTGGTGAATCCCAGTGGGGGACTAATCGCCCGGGGCCATCCTGTGGGCGCGACAGGCCTGGCGCAGATCGTGGAGGTCACGCATCATCTGCGAGGCACGGCCGGTGATCGGCAGCAGAGTGGGGCGCGCATAGGAGTGACCTTCAACTGCGGAGGCATCACGGACGGCGACGCGTCCGTCATGGTCGCCACCGCGATCGAGGCCAGGTAA
- a CDS encoding alpha/beta hydrolase, which yields MLGPEARLAVARLAAAVLSVRPLVEGIAAPVRVAAVDRDAEPVPGGQPPAQWRALRALLARVARRTGVSGLVLSGEEAYDDLQVFERVISERLALADLLDSVGPVPVDRLGEVDSVVDTALRESFDGLSRRKTVISADGTPLNAYAAGEGEETVVLVPACGMPAALAEAWVRYFARNRRVLTWESRGLFGAEGVGEEQATGIDAQAGDLFAVMDHHGASAAHVIGLCGGAAIALAAAAELPSRVCSLSLWHGAYGFGENYPMTAHQQGLIELMTTAARSRTAAEAVHAAFCQAILTSTPADVAHFVLYPYASPELLYRYCRLNLGITGTDVEPYLDRVGLPTLVVTSRDDDIAHPEGSQRVAAGLPQGQLRVEPHGDHISLFSADASLLRVAEEFMERHRVPAH from the coding sequence ATGCTGGGGCCGGAAGCCAGGCTGGCGGTCGCTCGCCTCGCCGCGGCGGTGCTGTCGGTGAGACCGCTCGTAGAAGGGATCGCTGCGCCCGTGCGGGTGGCTGCGGTCGACCGCGACGCGGAGCCGGTCCCAGGCGGTCAGCCCCCCGCCCAGTGGCGTGCACTGCGTGCGCTGCTGGCCAGGGTGGCCCGCCGGACCGGGGTCTCCGGGCTTGTCCTGTCCGGCGAGGAGGCATACGACGACTTGCAGGTCTTCGAGCGCGTGATCAGCGAACGGCTGGCGCTCGCAGACCTGCTGGACTCTGTGGGACCGGTGCCCGTGGACCGCCTCGGTGAGGTGGACTCCGTGGTCGACACCGCCCTCAGGGAGAGCTTCGACGGACTCTCCCGCAGGAAGACGGTCATCTCGGCCGACGGCACACCTCTGAACGCCTACGCGGCGGGCGAGGGCGAGGAGACAGTGGTGCTGGTGCCGGCCTGCGGCATGCCAGCCGCACTTGCGGAGGCCTGGGTGCGGTACTTCGCCCGAAACCGCCGGGTGTTGACCTGGGAGAGCCGAGGCCTCTTCGGCGCGGAGGGCGTGGGGGAGGAGCAGGCGACGGGCATCGACGCACAGGCCGGCGACCTGTTCGCGGTGATGGACCATCACGGGGCTTCAGCCGCACACGTGATCGGTCTGTGTGGAGGTGCTGCGATCGCTCTGGCGGCCGCGGCCGAACTACCGTCCCGGGTCTGCTCACTCAGTCTGTGGCACGGCGCCTATGGATTCGGCGAGAACTACCCCATGACGGCACATCAGCAGGGGCTGATCGAACTCATGACAACGGCGGCGCGTAGCCGTACCGCCGCGGAGGCGGTGCATGCGGCCTTCTGCCAGGCGATCCTCACGAGTACACCCGCTGATGTGGCGCATTTCGTGCTGTACCCCTATGCCAGTCCGGAGCTTCTGTATCGGTACTGCCGGCTGAACCTCGGCATCACGGGCACCGATGTGGAGCCCTATCTCGACAGAGTGGGGCTGCCCACTCTGGTGGTGACGAGCAGGGACGACGACATCGCCCACCCAGAAGGCTCCCAGCGGGTGGCCGCCGGTCTGCCCCAGGGCCAGTTGAGGGTGGAACCGCACGGCGACCACATTTCTCTGTTCAGCGCGGACGCGTCACTCCTGAGGGTGGCGGAGGAGTTCATGGAGCGACATCGGGTCCCGGCGCACTGA